One part of the Papilio machaon chromosome 5, ilPapMach1.1, whole genome shotgun sequence genome encodes these proteins:
- the LOC106710571 gene encoding cytochrome P450 6B5: protein MMIVLFIAIGVIVLILSSRNYTYWIFRNVKCDPPIPLFGNYYKVLLGMKTDIEDVSDLYKKYKSEKVVGYYRGTTPELIIRDPDIIKNILNVDFSHFHARGVGRDPKYEPLMLNVFSSDGDRWKLLRHGLSPAFTSNKLRNMFPLILKCTDKLQAVAKILANKGEQISAVDLMSRFTIEFIGACGFGLEMNTINTENSLFIRLREIIFTKSRKQMLLFALRVLFPGVKIINKIPIANEEVQTTILEIMKCIRDQRNNKPSDRNDFVDLLLELEENKILRGDSLDIKDENGLPKKVELEITPMISASQLFIFFAAGFETSATAMSCTLHQLAFHPEIQIKVHEEIDTVLSKYDNKICYEAIMEMSYLEMVFKESMRIFPPGGVTFRVCIKKYNIPELGLTIEAGTKIIIPIQALHMDPKYYDNPSEFKPDRFSPESVKTRHRYVYLPFGEGPRKCIGARLGIIESLTGLVGLLQKFTVEPAPSSKKDIKSKKTAYLVQVNDDGVPVKLIPRKTQNA from the exons ATGATGATCGTGCTGTTTATTGCTATTGGAGTGATAGTTTTGATTTTATCATCTCGTAATTACACGTATTGGATTTTTAGAAACGTAAAATGTGATCCTCCAATACCACTTTTCGGCAATTATTACAAAGTATTGTTAGGAATGAAAACTGATATCGAAGACGTAAGTGATTTATATAAGAAGTATAAATCTGAAAAGGTAGTCGGCTATTACCGCGGAACAACTCCAGAACTTATTATTCGAGATCcggatataataaaaaacattttaaatgttgatttttCACATTTCCATGCTCGCGGAGTAGGAAGAGATCCAAAATATGAACCTCTTATGTTGAATGTATTTTCTAGTGATGGTGATCGCTGGAAATTACTCCGACATGGTCTTTCACCAGCATTCACCAGCAACAAATTACGAAACATGTTTCCTctgatattaaaatgtacagaCAAACTTCAAGCAGTTGCTAAAATATTGGCAAATAAAGGTGAGCAAATTAGTGCAGTAGATTTAATGTCACGTTTTACAATCGAGTTTATAGGTGCTTGTGGTTTTGGTCTTGAGATGAACACAATAAATACAGAAAATTCTCTATTTATAAGACTAAGAGAaatcatttttacaaaatctaGAAAACAAATGCTACTTTTTGCCCTACGTGTTTTATTTCCTGGTGTTAAGATTATTAACAAGATTCCAATTGCCAATGAAGAAGTACAAACTACTATTCTggaaataatgaaatgtataCGGGATCAAAGAAACAATAAACCTTCTGATAGAAACGATTTTGTAGATCTGTTACTAGAAttagaagaaaacaaaatacttcGAGGAGATTCTCTCGATATAAAAGACGAGAATGGATTACCTAAGAAAGTTGAACTTGAAATAACACCTATGATTTCTGCatcacaattatttatattctttgctGCTGGGTTTGAGACTTCAGCTACTGCTATGAGTTGCACTTTACATCAACTAGCATTCCACCctgaaatacaaataaaagtgCATGAAGAAATTGATACTGTACTATCTAAATACGATAACAAAATTTGCTACGAAGCAATAATGGAAATGTCTTACCTGGAAATGGTTTTCAAAGAATCTATGAGAATATTTCCTCCAGGTGGAGTGACATTTCGtgtctgtataaaaaaatataatattcctGAACTCGGATTAACTATAGAAGCTGGAACAAAGATTATAATACCTATTCAAGCATTGCACATGGATccaaaatattatgataatcCATCAGAATTTAAACCCGATAGGTTTTCTCCTGAATCAGTAAAAACACGGCACAGATATGTTTACCTTCCATTTGGCGAAGGACCTCGAAAATGTATAG GTGCTCGCTTAGGGATTATAGAATCGTTGACTGGACTAGTTgggttattacaaaaattcacTGTAGAACCAGCACCATCATCTAAGAAAGATATCAAATCCAAAAAGACCGCGTACCTAGTGCAGGTGAACGATGACGGAGTTCCAGTAAAATTGATTCCACGAAAAACACAAAACGCATAG
- the LOC123721032 gene encoding cytochrome P450 6B5-like — protein sequence MIFIIFGVILILLIWQYKSYTYWGRRNIKHDFPIPIFGNHIKNLFGLRTEIEMGTEMYRKYPYERLVGYYRCNTPVLIIRDPELVKHILVNDFVSFYGRGLGRYHEEMIMLNLFHSQGDLWQLLRHAISPTFTTAKLRAMFPLIQNCTVRLQSVAQELSESGKEISAHELMARYTIEFIGSCGFGIDMNTLNTDKSLFIELGKIIFTKTKWQMFFLALRDFLSKNGFIKNISVARNEIITAIIELMDNIRKERNQKQMQRNDFVDILLKLEKEKVIEDESILRKDENGVPVKIKLNYTEMHTAAQLFIFFAGGFETSATTMSWTLHQLSYHPDVQRKVQEELDKTLQKYNGICYDAIMELTYLKMTIKEAIRTFTPTGYISRECMKKYVIPGTNITIDPGVLINIPAQAIHLDPQNFDNPDEFRPERFTPEEESKRHKYSFLPFGGGPRKCIASRLGLIETMSGLAAILQHFTVYPGPSSKRTFKIKRNAFIIQAVDEDIPILLKPRKFL from the exons atgatatttataatttttggtgTAATTCTTATACTTTTGATATGGCAATATAAAAGCTATACGTATTGGGGCAGAAGAAACATCAAACATGATTTTCCAATACCAATATTTggtaatcatataaaaaacttatttggcTTACGAACTGAAATCGAAATGGGTACGGAAATGTATAGAAAATATCCATATGAAAGATTAGTGGGATATTACAGATGTAATACACCAGTACTCATAATTCGAGATCCAGAATTAGTGAAACACATTCTAGTAAATGACTTTGTCAGTTTTTATGGACGTGGCCTTGGAAGATATCATGAAGAAATGATAATGCTGAATCTGTTTCATTCGCAAGGTGATCTATGGCAACTACTGAGGCATGCTATTTCACCAACATTCACCACTGCCAAACTACGAGCTATGTTtcctttaatacaaaattgtacGGTAAGACTTCAGTCTGTCGCCCAGGAACTATCCGAAAGTGGCAAAGAAATATCTGCGCATGAGTTGATGGCGCGTTATACAATCGAATTCATTGGTTCTTGTGGCTTTGGGATTGATATGAACACATTAAATACAGATAAATCTCTTTTTATTGAACTgggaaaaattatatttactaagaCCAAATGGCAAATGTTTTTCTTAGCATTACgagattttttatcaaaaaatggtttcataaaaaatatttccgtcgcaagaaatgaaataattactgCGATTATAGAATTAATGGATAACATTCGTAAAGAAAGAAACCAGAAACAAATGCAAAGGAATGATTTTGTTgacatacttttaaaattagaaaaggaAAAAGTTATTGAAGACGAGTCAATATTGAGAAAGGACGAAAATGGTGTACccgttaaaataaagttaaattatactgAAATGCATACTGCTGCgcaattgtttatatttttcgcCGGTGGTTTTGAGACATCTGCAACAACGATGAGTTGGACATTACATCAACTTTCCTATCATCCAGATGTACAACGTAAGGTTCAAGAGGAGCTTGATAAAACTCTACAAAAATACAATGGAATTTGTTACGATGCTATTATGGagcttacatatttaaaaatgacaattaaGGAGGCAATAAGAACGTTTACGCCAACTGGATATATATCACGtgaatgtatgaaaaaatatgttattccAGGAACTAACATCACTATAGACCCAGGGGTACTTATAAACATTCCTGCTCAAGCTATACATTTAGATCCTCAAAATTTTGACAATCCTGATGAATTTAGACCTGAAAGATTTACTCCAGAAGAAGAAAGTAAGCGTCATAAATATTCGTTTCTGCCCTTTGGAGGAGGTCCTAGAAAGTGCATTG ctagcCGCCTGGGCCTAATAGAGACAATGAGTGGTTTGGCGGCTATATTGCAACATTTCACCGTCTATCCAGGACCATCATCAAAACGcacttttaaaatcaaacgcaatgcttttataattcaagCAGTCGATGAAGATATACCGATTTTATTAAAGCCAAGGAAATTTCTCTAG